One Centroberyx gerrardi isolate f3 chromosome 2, fCenGer3.hap1.cur.20231027, whole genome shotgun sequence DNA window includes the following coding sequences:
- the mapk10 gene encoding mitogen-activated protein kinase 10 isoform X9: MSRHFLYNCSQPILDVKIAFCQGFGKQVDVSYIAKHYNMSKSKVDNQFYSVEVGDSTFTVLKRYQNLKPIGSGAQGIVCAGYDAVLDRNVAIKKLSRPFQNQTHAKRAYRELVLMKCVNHKNIISLLNVFTPQKSLEEFQDVYLVMELMDANLCQVIQMELDHERMSYLLYQMLCGIKHLHSAGIIHRDLKPSNIVVKSDCTLKILDFGLARTAGTSFMMTPYVVTRYYRAPEVILGMGYKESAVDIWSVGCIMGEMVRHKILFPGRDYIDQWNKVIEQLGTPSPEFMKKLQPTVRNYVENRPKYAGLTFPKLFPDCLFPADSEHNKLKASQARDLLSKMLIIDPAKRISVDEALQHPYINVWYDPAEVEAPPPQIYDKQLDEREHSIDEWKELIYKEVMNFEERTKNGVVKGQPSPSGAAVNSSESLPPSSSINDISSMSTDQTLASDTDSSLETSAGPLGCCR; encoded by the exons ATGAGCAGACATTTCTTATATAACTGCAGCCAACCAATCCTGGATGTGAAGATAGCCTTTTGTCAG GGTTTTGGGAAACAAGTGGATGTGTCATATATCGCCAAGCATTACAACATGAGCAAAAGCAAAGTGGACAACCAGTTCTACAGTGTGGAAGTGGGAGATTCTACCTTCACAGTTCTAAAACGTTACCAGAACTTAAAGCCCATTGGCTCCGGGGCTCAGGGAATTGTCTG TGCGGGCTATGACGCTGTCCTGGACAGAAATGTGGCCATCAAAAAGTTGAGCAGACCCTTCCAGAACCAGACCCATGCCAAGAGGGCATACCGGGAGTTGGTGCTCATGAAATGTGTCAATCACAAAAAT atTATCAGTTTATTAAATGTCTTCACGCCACAGAAATCTTTAGAGGAATTCCAGGATGT GTACCTAGTGATGGAGCTCATGGATGCCAACCTGTGCCAGGTGATTCAGATGGAGCTTGACCATGAGAGAATGTCCTACTTGCTCTACCAGATGCTGTGTGGTATCAAACATCTCCACTCAGCTGGCATCATTCATAGG GACCTCAAACCAAGCAATATAGTGGTGAAGTCAGACTGCACCCTGAAGATCCTGGACTTTGGCCTGGCCAGGACTGCAGGCACCAGCTTCATGATGACCCCCTATGTGGTGACCAGATACTACAGAGCCCCGGAGGTCATCCTGGGCATGGGATACAAAGAGA GTGCAGTGGATATATGGTCGGTGGGGTGCATTATGGGAGAAATGGTGCGCCACAAAATCCTCTTCCCTGGGCGGGACT ACATCGACCAGTGGAACAAGGTGATTGAGCAGCTGGGCACGCCCTCACCAGAGTTCATGAAGAAGCTGCAACCCACAGTGAGGAACTATGTGGAGAACAGGCCAAAGTATGCAGGCCTCACCTTCCCCAAGCTCTTCCCCGACTGCCTTTTCCCTGCTGACTCTGAGCACAACAAACTCAAAG CTAGTCAGGCCAGAGACCTGCTGTCTAAGATGTTGATCATCGACCCCGCTAAACGGATATCGGTGGACGAGGCCTTACAGCACCCGTACATCAACGTGTGGTATGATCCAGCTGAGGTGGAGGCG CCTCCACCTCAGATCTATGACAAGCAGCTGGATGAGAGAGAACACTCCATTGATGAATGGAAAG AACTAATCTACAAAGAGGTGATGAACTTTGAGGAGAGAACGAAGAATGGCGTTGTGAAGGGACAACCTTCACCTTCAG GTGCAGCCGTGAACAGCAGCGagagcctccctccctcctcctccatcaacGACATCTCCTCCATGTCCACCGACCAGACCCTGGCCTCagacactgacagcagcctggagACCTCCGCAGGACCCCTGGGGTGTTGCAGGTGA
- the mapk10 gene encoding mitogen-activated protein kinase 10 isoform X8: MSRHFLYNCSQPILDVKIAFCQGFGKQVDVSYIAKHYNMSKSKVDNQFYSVEVGDSTFTVLKRYQNLKPIGSGAQGIVCAGYDAVLDRNVAIKKLSRPFQNQTHAKRAYRELVLMKCVNHKNIISLLNVFTPQKSLEEFQDVYLVMELMDANLCQVIQMELDHERMSYLLYQMLCGIKHLHSAGIIHRDLKPSNIVVKSDCTLKILDFGLARTAGTSFMMTPYVVTRYYRAPEVILGMGYKENVDIWSVGCIMGEMVRHKILFPGRDYIDQWNKVIEQLGTPSPEFMKKLQPTVRNYVENRPKYAGLTFPKLFPDCLFPADSEHNKLKASQARDLLSKMLIIDPAKRISVDEALQHPYINVWYDPAEVEAARDLVQISMPPPQIYDKQLDEREHSIDEWKELIYKEVMNFEERTKNGVVKGQPSPSGAAVNSSESLPPSSSINDISSMSTDQTLASDTDSSLETSAGPLGCCR, encoded by the exons ATGAGCAGACATTTCTTATATAACTGCAGCCAACCAATCCTGGATGTGAAGATAGCCTTTTGTCAG GGTTTTGGGAAACAAGTGGATGTGTCATATATCGCCAAGCATTACAACATGAGCAAAAGCAAAGTGGACAACCAGTTCTACAGTGTGGAAGTGGGAGATTCTACCTTCACAGTTCTAAAACGTTACCAGAACTTAAAGCCCATTGGCTCCGGGGCTCAGGGAATTGTCTG TGCGGGCTATGACGCTGTCCTGGACAGAAATGTGGCCATCAAAAAGTTGAGCAGACCCTTCCAGAACCAGACCCATGCCAAGAGGGCATACCGGGAGTTGGTGCTCATGAAATGTGTCAATCACAAAAAT atTATCAGTTTATTAAATGTCTTCACGCCACAGAAATCTTTAGAGGAATTCCAGGATGT GTACCTAGTGATGGAGCTCATGGATGCCAACCTGTGCCAGGTGATTCAGATGGAGCTTGACCATGAGAGAATGTCCTACTTGCTCTACCAGATGCTGTGTGGTATCAAACATCTCCACTCAGCTGGCATCATTCATAGG GACCTCAAACCAAGCAATATAGTGGTGAAGTCAGACTGCACCCTGAAGATCCTGGACTTTGGCCTGGCCAGGACTGCAGGCACCAGCTTCATGATGACCCCCTATGTGGTGACCAGATACTACAGAGCCCCGGAGGTCATCCTGGGCATGGGATACAAAGAGAATG TGGATATATGGTCGGTGGGGTGCATTATGGGAGAAATGGTGCGCCACAAAATCCTCTTCCCTGGGCGGGACT ACATCGACCAGTGGAACAAGGTGATTGAGCAGCTGGGCACGCCCTCACCAGAGTTCATGAAGAAGCTGCAACCCACAGTGAGGAACTATGTGGAGAACAGGCCAAAGTATGCAGGCCTCACCTTCCCCAAGCTCTTCCCCGACTGCCTTTTCCCTGCTGACTCTGAGCACAACAAACTCAAAG CTAGTCAGGCCAGAGACCTGCTGTCTAAGATGTTGATCATCGACCCCGCTAAACGGATATCGGTGGACGAGGCCTTACAGCACCCGTACATCAACGTGTGGTATGATCCAGCTGAGGTGGAGGCG GCCAGGGATCTCGTCCAAATATCCATG CCTCCACCTCAGATCTATGACAAGCAGCTGGATGAGAGAGAACACTCCATTGATGAATGGAAAG AACTAATCTACAAAGAGGTGATGAACTTTGAGGAGAGAACGAAGAATGGCGTTGTGAAGGGACAACCTTCACCTTCAG GTGCAGCCGTGAACAGCAGCGagagcctccctccctcctcctccatcaacGACATCTCCTCCATGTCCACCGACCAGACCCTGGCCTCagacactgacagcagcctggagACCTCCGCAGGACCCCTGGGGTGTTGCAGGTGA
- the mapk10 gene encoding mitogen-activated protein kinase 10 isoform X2 yields MSRHFLYNCSQPILDVKIAFCQGFGKQVDVSYIAKHYNMSKSKVDNQFYSVEVGDSTFTVLKRYQNLKPIGSGAQGIVCAGYDAVLDRNVAIKKLSRPFQNQTHAKRAYRELVLMKCVNHKNIISLLNVFTPQKSLEEFQDVYLVMELMDANLCQVIQMELDHERMSYLLYQMLCGIKHLHSAGIIHRDLKPSNIVVKSDCTLKILDFGLARTAGTSFMMTPYVVTRYYRAPEVILGMGYKENVDMWSVGCIFGEVIRGTVLFPGTDHIDQWNKVIEQLGTPSPEFMKKLQPTVRNYVENRPKYAGLTFPKLFPDCLFPADSEHNKLKASQARDLLSKMLIIDPAKRISVDEALQHPYINVWYDPAEVEAPPPQIYDKQLDEREHSIDEWKELIYKEVMNFEERTKNGVVKGQPSPSGAAVNSSESLPPSSSINDISSMSTDQTLASDTDSSLETSAGPLGCCR; encoded by the exons ATGAGCAGACATTTCTTATATAACTGCAGCCAACCAATCCTGGATGTGAAGATAGCCTTTTGTCAG GGTTTTGGGAAACAAGTGGATGTGTCATATATCGCCAAGCATTACAACATGAGCAAAAGCAAAGTGGACAACCAGTTCTACAGTGTGGAAGTGGGAGATTCTACCTTCACAGTTCTAAAACGTTACCAGAACTTAAAGCCCATTGGCTCCGGGGCTCAGGGAATTGTCTG TGCGGGCTATGACGCTGTCCTGGACAGAAATGTGGCCATCAAAAAGTTGAGCAGACCCTTCCAGAACCAGACCCATGCCAAGAGGGCATACCGGGAGTTGGTGCTCATGAAATGTGTCAATCACAAAAAT atTATCAGTTTATTAAATGTCTTCACGCCACAGAAATCTTTAGAGGAATTCCAGGATGT GTACCTAGTGATGGAGCTCATGGATGCCAACCTGTGCCAGGTGATTCAGATGGAGCTTGACCATGAGAGAATGTCCTACTTGCTCTACCAGATGCTGTGTGGTATCAAACATCTCCACTCAGCTGGCATCATTCATAGG GACCTCAAACCAAGCAATATAGTGGTGAAGTCAGACTGCACCCTGAAGATCCTGGACTTTGGCCTGGCCAGGACTGCAGGCACCAGCTTCATGATGACCCCCTATGTGGTGACCAGATACTACAGAGCCCCGGAGGTCATCCTGGGCATGGGATACAAAGAGAATG TGGACATGTGGTCAGTGGGCTGCATCTTTGGAGAGGTGATAAGAGGGACAGTGCTGTTCCCTGGGACTGACC ACATCGACCAGTGGAACAAGGTGATTGAGCAGCTGGGCACGCCCTCACCAGAGTTCATGAAGAAGCTGCAACCCACAGTGAGGAACTATGTGGAGAACAGGCCAAAGTATGCAGGCCTCACCTTCCCCAAGCTCTTCCCCGACTGCCTTTTCCCTGCTGACTCTGAGCACAACAAACTCAAAG CTAGTCAGGCCAGAGACCTGCTGTCTAAGATGTTGATCATCGACCCCGCTAAACGGATATCGGTGGACGAGGCCTTACAGCACCCGTACATCAACGTGTGGTATGATCCAGCTGAGGTGGAGGCG CCTCCACCTCAGATCTATGACAAGCAGCTGGATGAGAGAGAACACTCCATTGATGAATGGAAAG AACTAATCTACAAAGAGGTGATGAACTTTGAGGAGAGAACGAAGAATGGCGTTGTGAAGGGACAACCTTCACCTTCAG GTGCAGCCGTGAACAGCAGCGagagcctccctccctcctcctccatcaacGACATCTCCTCCATGTCCACCGACCAGACCCTGGCCTCagacactgacagcagcctggagACCTCCGCAGGACCCCTGGGGTGTTGCAGGTGA
- the mapk10 gene encoding mitogen-activated protein kinase 10 isoform X1: MSRHFLYNCSQPILDVKIAFCQGFGKQVDVSYIAKHYNMSKSKVDNQFYSVEVGDSTFTVLKRYQNLKPIGSGAQGIVCAGYDAVLDRNVAIKKLSRPFQNQTHAKRAYRELVLMKCVNHKNIISLLNVFTPQKSLEEFQDVYLVMELMDANLCQVIQMELDHERMSYLLYQMLCGIKHLHSAGIIHRDLKPSNIVVKSDCTLKILDFGLARTAGTSFMMTPYVVTRYYRAPEVILGMGYKENVDIWSVGCIMGEMVRHKILFPGRDYIDQWNKVIEQLGTPSPEFMKKLQPTVRNYVENRPKYAGLTFPKLFPDCLFPADSEHNKLKASQARDLLSKMLIIDPAKRISVDEALQHPYINVWYDPAEVEAPPPQIYDKQLDEREHSIDEWKELIYKEVMNFEERTKNGVVKGQPSPSGAAVNSSESLPPSSSINDISSMSTDQTLASDTDSSLETSAGPLGCCR, from the exons ATGAGCAGACATTTCTTATATAACTGCAGCCAACCAATCCTGGATGTGAAGATAGCCTTTTGTCAG GGTTTTGGGAAACAAGTGGATGTGTCATATATCGCCAAGCATTACAACATGAGCAAAAGCAAAGTGGACAACCAGTTCTACAGTGTGGAAGTGGGAGATTCTACCTTCACAGTTCTAAAACGTTACCAGAACTTAAAGCCCATTGGCTCCGGGGCTCAGGGAATTGTCTG TGCGGGCTATGACGCTGTCCTGGACAGAAATGTGGCCATCAAAAAGTTGAGCAGACCCTTCCAGAACCAGACCCATGCCAAGAGGGCATACCGGGAGTTGGTGCTCATGAAATGTGTCAATCACAAAAAT atTATCAGTTTATTAAATGTCTTCACGCCACAGAAATCTTTAGAGGAATTCCAGGATGT GTACCTAGTGATGGAGCTCATGGATGCCAACCTGTGCCAGGTGATTCAGATGGAGCTTGACCATGAGAGAATGTCCTACTTGCTCTACCAGATGCTGTGTGGTATCAAACATCTCCACTCAGCTGGCATCATTCATAGG GACCTCAAACCAAGCAATATAGTGGTGAAGTCAGACTGCACCCTGAAGATCCTGGACTTTGGCCTGGCCAGGACTGCAGGCACCAGCTTCATGATGACCCCCTATGTGGTGACCAGATACTACAGAGCCCCGGAGGTCATCCTGGGCATGGGATACAAAGAGAATG TGGATATATGGTCGGTGGGGTGCATTATGGGAGAAATGGTGCGCCACAAAATCCTCTTCCCTGGGCGGGACT ACATCGACCAGTGGAACAAGGTGATTGAGCAGCTGGGCACGCCCTCACCAGAGTTCATGAAGAAGCTGCAACCCACAGTGAGGAACTATGTGGAGAACAGGCCAAAGTATGCAGGCCTCACCTTCCCCAAGCTCTTCCCCGACTGCCTTTTCCCTGCTGACTCTGAGCACAACAAACTCAAAG CTAGTCAGGCCAGAGACCTGCTGTCTAAGATGTTGATCATCGACCCCGCTAAACGGATATCGGTGGACGAGGCCTTACAGCACCCGTACATCAACGTGTGGTATGATCCAGCTGAGGTGGAGGCG CCTCCACCTCAGATCTATGACAAGCAGCTGGATGAGAGAGAACACTCCATTGATGAATGGAAAG AACTAATCTACAAAGAGGTGATGAACTTTGAGGAGAGAACGAAGAATGGCGTTGTGAAGGGACAACCTTCACCTTCAG GTGCAGCCGTGAACAGCAGCGagagcctccctccctcctcctccatcaacGACATCTCCTCCATGTCCACCGACCAGACCCTGGCCTCagacactgacagcagcctggagACCTCCGCAGGACCCCTGGGGTGTTGCAGGTGA
- the mapk10 gene encoding mitogen-activated protein kinase 10 isoform X6: protein MSKSKVDNQFYSVEVGDSTFTVLKRYQNLKPIGSGAQGIVCAGYDAVLDRNVAIKKLSRPFQNQTHAKRAYRELVLMKCVNHKNIISLLNVFTPQKSLEEFQDVYLVMELMDANLCQVIQMELDHERMSYLLYQMLCGIKHLHSAGIIHRDLKPSNIVVKSDCTLKILDFGLARTAGTSFMMTPYVVTRYYRAPEVILGMGYKENVDMWSVGCIFGEVIRGTVLFPGTDHIDQWNKVIEQLGTPSPEFMKKLQPTVRNYVENRPKYAGLTFPKLFPDCLFPADSEHNKLKASQARDLLSKMLIIDPAKRISVDEALQHPYINVWYDPAEVEAPPPQIYDKQLDEREHSIDEWKELIYKEVMNFEERTKNGVTRCDCGAAVNSSESLPPSSSINDISSMSTDQTLASDTDSSLETSAGPLGCCR from the exons ATGAGCAAAAGCAAAGTGGACAACCAGTTCTACAGTGTGGAAGTGGGAGATTCTACCTTCACAGTTCTAAAACGTTACCAGAACTTAAAGCCCATTGGCTCCGGGGCTCAGGGAATTGTCTG TGCGGGCTATGACGCTGTCCTGGACAGAAATGTGGCCATCAAAAAGTTGAGCAGACCCTTCCAGAACCAGACCCATGCCAAGAGGGCATACCGGGAGTTGGTGCTCATGAAATGTGTCAATCACAAAAAT atTATCAGTTTATTAAATGTCTTCACGCCACAGAAATCTTTAGAGGAATTCCAGGATGT GTACCTAGTGATGGAGCTCATGGATGCCAACCTGTGCCAGGTGATTCAGATGGAGCTTGACCATGAGAGAATGTCCTACTTGCTCTACCAGATGCTGTGTGGTATCAAACATCTCCACTCAGCTGGCATCATTCATAGG GACCTCAAACCAAGCAATATAGTGGTGAAGTCAGACTGCACCCTGAAGATCCTGGACTTTGGCCTGGCCAGGACTGCAGGCACCAGCTTCATGATGACCCCCTATGTGGTGACCAGATACTACAGAGCCCCGGAGGTCATCCTGGGCATGGGATACAAAGAGAATG TGGACATGTGGTCAGTGGGCTGCATCTTTGGAGAGGTGATAAGAGGGACAGTGCTGTTCCCTGGGACTGACC ACATCGACCAGTGGAACAAGGTGATTGAGCAGCTGGGCACGCCCTCACCAGAGTTCATGAAGAAGCTGCAACCCACAGTGAGGAACTATGTGGAGAACAGGCCAAAGTATGCAGGCCTCACCTTCCCCAAGCTCTTCCCCGACTGCCTTTTCCCTGCTGACTCTGAGCACAACAAACTCAAAG CTAGTCAGGCCAGAGACCTGCTGTCTAAGATGTTGATCATCGACCCCGCTAAACGGATATCGGTGGACGAGGCCTTACAGCACCCGTACATCAACGTGTGGTATGATCCAGCTGAGGTGGAGGCG CCTCCACCTCAGATCTATGACAAGCAGCTGGATGAGAGAGAACACTCCATTGATGAATGGAAAG AACTAATCTACAAAGAGGTGATGAACTTTGAGGAGAGAACGAAGAATGGCGTT ACACGCTGTGATTGTG GTGCAGCCGTGAACAGCAGCGagagcctccctccctcctcctccatcaacGACATCTCCTCCATGTCCACCGACCAGACCCTGGCCTCagacactgacagcagcctggagACCTCCGCAGGACCCCTGGGGTGTTGCAGGTGA
- the mapk10 gene encoding mitogen-activated protein kinase 10 isoform X7, translating into MSKSKVDNQFYSVEVGDSTFTVLKRYQNLKPIGSGAQGIVCAGYDAVLDRNVAIKKLSRPFQNQTHAKRAYRELVLMKCVNHKNIISLLNVFTPQKSLEEFQDVYLVMELMDANLCQVIQMELDHERMSYLLYQMLCGIKHLHSAGIIHRDLKPSNIVVKSDCTLKILDFGLARTAGTSFMMTPYVVTRYYRAPEVILGMGYKENADSEHNKLKASQARDLLSKMLIIDPAKRISVDEALQHPYINVWYDPAEVEAPPPQIYDKQLDEREHSIDEWKELIYKEVMNFEERTKNGVVKGQPSPSGTLTVNSSESLPPSSSINDISSMSTDQTLASDTDSSLETSAGPLGCCR; encoded by the exons ATGAGCAAAAGCAAAGTGGACAACCAGTTCTACAGTGTGGAAGTGGGAGATTCTACCTTCACAGTTCTAAAACGTTACCAGAACTTAAAGCCCATTGGCTCCGGGGCTCAGGGAATTGTCTG TGCGGGCTATGACGCTGTCCTGGACAGAAATGTGGCCATCAAAAAGTTGAGCAGACCCTTCCAGAACCAGACCCATGCCAAGAGGGCATACCGGGAGTTGGTGCTCATGAAATGTGTCAATCACAAAAAT atTATCAGTTTATTAAATGTCTTCACGCCACAGAAATCTTTAGAGGAATTCCAGGATGT GTACCTAGTGATGGAGCTCATGGATGCCAACCTGTGCCAGGTGATTCAGATGGAGCTTGACCATGAGAGAATGTCCTACTTGCTCTACCAGATGCTGTGTGGTATCAAACATCTCCACTCAGCTGGCATCATTCATAGG GACCTCAAACCAAGCAATATAGTGGTGAAGTCAGACTGCACCCTGAAGATCCTGGACTTTGGCCTGGCCAGGACTGCAGGCACCAGCTTCATGATGACCCCCTATGTGGTGACCAGATACTACAGAGCCCCGGAGGTCATCCTGGGCATGGGATACAAAGAGAA TGCTGACTCTGAGCACAACAAACTCAAAG CTAGTCAGGCCAGAGACCTGCTGTCTAAGATGTTGATCATCGACCCCGCTAAACGGATATCGGTGGACGAGGCCTTACAGCACCCGTACATCAACGTGTGGTATGATCCAGCTGAGGTGGAGGCG CCTCCACCTCAGATCTATGACAAGCAGCTGGATGAGAGAGAACACTCCATTGATGAATGGAAAG AACTAATCTACAAAGAGGTGATGAACTTTGAGGAGAGAACGAAGAATGGCGTTGTGAAGGGACAACCTTCACCTTCAGGTACTCTCA CCGTGAACAGCAGCGagagcctccctccctcctcctccatcaacGACATCTCCTCCATGTCCACCGACCAGACCCTGGCCTCagacactgacagcagcctggagACCTCCGCAGGACCCCTGGGGTGTTGCAGGTGA
- the mapk10 gene encoding mitogen-activated protein kinase 10 isoform X3, translated as MSKSKVDNQFYSVEVGDSTFTVLKRYQNLKPIGSGAQGIVCAGYDAVLDRNVAIKKLSRPFQNQTHAKRAYRELVLMKCVNHKNIISLLNVFTPQKSLEEFQDVYLVMELMDANLCQVIQMELDHERMSYLLYQMLCGIKHLHSAGIIHRDLKPSNIVVKSDCTLKILDFGLARTAGTSFMMTPYVVTRYYRAPEVILGMGYKENVDMWSVGCIFGEVIRGTVLFPGTDHIDQWNKVIEQLGTPSPEFMKKLQPTVRNYVENRPKYAGLTFPKLFPDCLFPADSEHNKLKASQARDLLSKMLIIDPAKRISVDEALQHPYINVWYDPAEVEAPPPQIYDKQLDEREHSIDEWKELIYKEVMNFEERTKNGVVKGQPSPSGTLTVNSSESLPPSSSINDISSMSTDQTLASDTDSSLETSAGPLGCCR; from the exons ATGAGCAAAAGCAAAGTGGACAACCAGTTCTACAGTGTGGAAGTGGGAGATTCTACCTTCACAGTTCTAAAACGTTACCAGAACTTAAAGCCCATTGGCTCCGGGGCTCAGGGAATTGTCTG TGCGGGCTATGACGCTGTCCTGGACAGAAATGTGGCCATCAAAAAGTTGAGCAGACCCTTCCAGAACCAGACCCATGCCAAGAGGGCATACCGGGAGTTGGTGCTCATGAAATGTGTCAATCACAAAAAT atTATCAGTTTATTAAATGTCTTCACGCCACAGAAATCTTTAGAGGAATTCCAGGATGT GTACCTAGTGATGGAGCTCATGGATGCCAACCTGTGCCAGGTGATTCAGATGGAGCTTGACCATGAGAGAATGTCCTACTTGCTCTACCAGATGCTGTGTGGTATCAAACATCTCCACTCAGCTGGCATCATTCATAGG GACCTCAAACCAAGCAATATAGTGGTGAAGTCAGACTGCACCCTGAAGATCCTGGACTTTGGCCTGGCCAGGACTGCAGGCACCAGCTTCATGATGACCCCCTATGTGGTGACCAGATACTACAGAGCCCCGGAGGTCATCCTGGGCATGGGATACAAAGAGAATG TGGACATGTGGTCAGTGGGCTGCATCTTTGGAGAGGTGATAAGAGGGACAGTGCTGTTCCCTGGGACTGACC ACATCGACCAGTGGAACAAGGTGATTGAGCAGCTGGGCACGCCCTCACCAGAGTTCATGAAGAAGCTGCAACCCACAGTGAGGAACTATGTGGAGAACAGGCCAAAGTATGCAGGCCTCACCTTCCCCAAGCTCTTCCCCGACTGCCTTTTCCCTGCTGACTCTGAGCACAACAAACTCAAAG CTAGTCAGGCCAGAGACCTGCTGTCTAAGATGTTGATCATCGACCCCGCTAAACGGATATCGGTGGACGAGGCCTTACAGCACCCGTACATCAACGTGTGGTATGATCCAGCTGAGGTGGAGGCG CCTCCACCTCAGATCTATGACAAGCAGCTGGATGAGAGAGAACACTCCATTGATGAATGGAAAG AACTAATCTACAAAGAGGTGATGAACTTTGAGGAGAGAACGAAGAATGGCGTTGTGAAGGGACAACCTTCACCTTCAGGTACTCTCA CCGTGAACAGCAGCGagagcctccctccctcctcctccatcaacGACATCTCCTCCATGTCCACCGACCAGACCCTGGCCTCagacactgacagcagcctggagACCTCCGCAGGACCCCTGGGGTGTTGCAGGTGA
- the mapk10 gene encoding mitogen-activated protein kinase 10 isoform X4 gives MSKSKVDNQFYSVEVGDSTFTVLKRYQNLKPIGSGAQGIVCAGYDAVLDRNVAIKKLSRPFQNQTHAKRAYRELVLMKCVNHKNIISLLNVFTPQKSLEEFQDVYLVMELMDANLCQVIQMELDHERMSYLLYQMLCGIKHLHSAGIIHRDLKPSNIVVKSDCTLKILDFGLARTAGTSFMMTPYVVTRYYRAPEVILGMGYKENVDMWSVGCIFGEVIRGTVLFPGTDHIDQWNKVIEQLGTPSPEFMKKLQPTVRNYVENRPKYAGLTFPKLFPDCLFPADSEHNKLKASQARDLLSKMLIIDPAKRISVDEALQHPYINVWYDPAEVEAPPPQIYDKQLDEREHSIDEWKELIYKEVMNFEERTKNGVVKGQPSPSAVNSSESLPPSSSINDISSMSTDQTLASDTDSSLETSAGPLGCCR, from the exons ATGAGCAAAAGCAAAGTGGACAACCAGTTCTACAGTGTGGAAGTGGGAGATTCTACCTTCACAGTTCTAAAACGTTACCAGAACTTAAAGCCCATTGGCTCCGGGGCTCAGGGAATTGTCTG TGCGGGCTATGACGCTGTCCTGGACAGAAATGTGGCCATCAAAAAGTTGAGCAGACCCTTCCAGAACCAGACCCATGCCAAGAGGGCATACCGGGAGTTGGTGCTCATGAAATGTGTCAATCACAAAAAT atTATCAGTTTATTAAATGTCTTCACGCCACAGAAATCTTTAGAGGAATTCCAGGATGT GTACCTAGTGATGGAGCTCATGGATGCCAACCTGTGCCAGGTGATTCAGATGGAGCTTGACCATGAGAGAATGTCCTACTTGCTCTACCAGATGCTGTGTGGTATCAAACATCTCCACTCAGCTGGCATCATTCATAGG GACCTCAAACCAAGCAATATAGTGGTGAAGTCAGACTGCACCCTGAAGATCCTGGACTTTGGCCTGGCCAGGACTGCAGGCACCAGCTTCATGATGACCCCCTATGTGGTGACCAGATACTACAGAGCCCCGGAGGTCATCCTGGGCATGGGATACAAAGAGAATG TGGACATGTGGTCAGTGGGCTGCATCTTTGGAGAGGTGATAAGAGGGACAGTGCTGTTCCCTGGGACTGACC ACATCGACCAGTGGAACAAGGTGATTGAGCAGCTGGGCACGCCCTCACCAGAGTTCATGAAGAAGCTGCAACCCACAGTGAGGAACTATGTGGAGAACAGGCCAAAGTATGCAGGCCTCACCTTCCCCAAGCTCTTCCCCGACTGCCTTTTCCCTGCTGACTCTGAGCACAACAAACTCAAAG CTAGTCAGGCCAGAGACCTGCTGTCTAAGATGTTGATCATCGACCCCGCTAAACGGATATCGGTGGACGAGGCCTTACAGCACCCGTACATCAACGTGTGGTATGATCCAGCTGAGGTGGAGGCG CCTCCACCTCAGATCTATGACAAGCAGCTGGATGAGAGAGAACACTCCATTGATGAATGGAAAG AACTAATCTACAAAGAGGTGATGAACTTTGAGGAGAGAACGAAGAATGGCGTTGTGAAGGGACAACCTTCACCTTCAG CCGTGAACAGCAGCGagagcctccctccctcctcctccatcaacGACATCTCCTCCATGTCCACCGACCAGACCCTGGCCTCagacactgacagcagcctggagACCTCCGCAGGACCCCTGGGGTGTTGCAGGTGA